Proteins from one Prevotella sp. E2-28 genomic window:
- a CDS encoding HlyD family secretion protein, with protein sequence MEKNECLKNLGSVIGALPFYLFTLLPFLAACGGSEKDYDATGTFEAIETTVFAEQSGALLSFGVNEGDMIEAARQVGLIDTTQTWLKIQQMDATKAVYQSQKPDMERQIAATRQQLAKAQQDEQRYRELVADGAAPSKMLDDATSQVKVLQKQLDAQISSLNTSTQALDKQTAAADVQKAQLQDMLRKCHIMTPTKGTVLEKYVERGEFVSVGKPLFKIADTESMHLRAYVTSAQLQNIKIGQQVKVFADYGDGQRKEYAGTISWISSRSEFTPKTILTDDERADLVYAVKVAIKNDGFVKIGMYGELKL encoded by the coding sequence AGAATTTGGGGTCGGTGATAGGTGCTTTACCTTTTTACCTTTTCACCCTTTTACCTTTTCTTGCTGCCTGCGGAGGAAGTGAGAAAGACTACGATGCAACAGGTACGTTCGAGGCTATCGAGACGACCGTGTTTGCAGAACAGAGTGGGGCATTGCTGTCGTTCGGTGTGAACGAGGGTGACATGATTGAGGCAGCTCGACAGGTGGGGCTCATTGATACCACACAGACGTGGCTGAAGATTCAGCAGATGGATGCTACGAAAGCGGTTTATCAGAGTCAGAAGCCCGATATGGAACGCCAGATAGCAGCTACGCGCCAGCAGTTGGCTAAGGCTCAGCAAGACGAGCAGCGCTACCGTGAGTTGGTGGCTGACGGGGCAGCTCCCTCGAAGATGCTCGACGATGCCACGAGTCAGGTGAAGGTGCTGCAGAAGCAACTGGATGCGCAGATATCATCGCTGAACACCAGCACGCAAGCCCTCGACAAGCAGACGGCTGCTGCCGATGTGCAGAAGGCACAGTTGCAGGATATGTTACGAAAGTGTCACATCATGACTCCCACAAAGGGTACTGTGCTCGAGAAATATGTGGAGCGTGGTGAATTTGTGAGTGTGGGTAAACCGTTGTTTAAGATAGCCGATACTGAGTCAATGCACCTGCGTGCCTACGTCACTTCTGCCCAGTTGCAGAACATCAAGATTGGTCAACAGGTAAAGGTGTTTGCCGACTACGGTGATGGTCAACGCAAAGAGTATGCAGGCACCATCAGTTGGATATCGTCTCGTTCGGAGTTTACACCCAAGACTATCCTCACTGACGATGAGCGTGCCGACCTGGTGTATGCTGTCAAGGTGGCTATTAAAAACGA